In Cydia splendana chromosome 26, ilCydSple1.2, whole genome shotgun sequence, the following are encoded in one genomic region:
- the LOC134803112 gene encoding carboxypeptidase B1-like has translation MAKLLVIIFSILGHLWQVNGLNKYNDYTFIQITPYDNKQLKTLMTLTDSDDVDIMKHSHGLNDTTDVLVSPKDRMKVEKFAKLRGMGVKLVDHYGRYFDKEVALIRKHDQYQSLQYNSYQDISKHLKTVLKENRRYVRLQDLGTSYEGRVMTLIKISANHGARNPIIFIDAGAHAREWAAPAFAMYIIDQLVMTLKKKDETEWLHGVDWYILPVVNPDGYEYSRSDPDNRMWRKTRSKTWREECFGADINRNYDFMWGYRGASFDPCNFQTYAGEKAFSERETRLVRKVMQDNSKRIKLYISIHSYGEYFIHSWGFTGSYLPDEWEKLNRLAQVYSKAVVKAGGRPFRVMSTGQWYPAAGGSCILGCFWRVNGINKYNDYTLIQITPYNNKQLKTLMTLTDSDDVDIMKHSHGLNDTTDVLVSPKDRMRVEKFAKLRGMGVKLVDHYGRYFDKEVALIRKHNQYQSLQYNSYLDISKHLKTVSKENRRYVKLQNLGRSYERRVLTLIKISANHRARNPIIFIDAGAHAREWAAPAFAMYIIDQLVMAAKKPTHETEWLQGVDWYILPVVNPDGYEYSRSDPDNRMWRKSRSKTWREECFGADINRNYDFMWGYRGASFDPCNFQTYAGEKAFSERETRLVRKVMKANSKRIKLYISIHSYGEYFVYPYGFTGSYLPDEWEKLHRLAQVYSKAVVKAGGRPFKILSAGQWYPAAGGSDDYAFAVEKIPYAYTLEITDGYQFNFPEGLLHTVLPQYYEGLKVIAEEIKREFPNKG, from the exons ATGGCCAAGCTGTTAGTAATTATATtca GTATCCTCGGTCACCTTTGGCAAGTAAATgggctaaataaatataatga CTATACTTTCATACAAATCACGCCATACGACAACAAACAGCTGAAGACGCTAATGACGCTCACTGATTCAGATGACGTGGACATAATGAAACACAGCCACGGGTTGAACGACACTACTGATGTGTTGGTGTCCCCTAAAGATCGGATGAAGGTAGAAAAGTTTGCCAAGTTGAGAGGGATGGGCGTTAAACTTGTAGATCATTATGGCAG atattttgatAAGGAGGTAGCCCTAATAAGAAAACATGACCAGTACCAGTCATTACAATATAATTCCTACCAAgat ATATCAAAGCACTTAAAAACTGTATTAAAAGAAAATCGCCGATATGTAAGACTGCAGGATCTTGGAACGAGTTACGAAGGTCGAGTTATGACCCTGATCAAAATCTCCGCTAACCACGGAGCCCGGAATCCTATCATCTTTATAGATGCAG GTGCGCATGCAAGAGAGTGGGCAGCCCCTGCATTTGCGATGTACATAATCGACCAGCTAGTGATGACTTTAAAGAAAAAAGACGAAACGGAGTGGCTGCACGGCGTGGACTGGTACATACTGCCCGTGGTCAACCCTGACGGCTATGAGTACTCGAGATCGGACCCTGAC AACCGTATGTGGAGAAAAACAAGATCGAAAACATGGAGGGAGGAGTGTTTCGGGGCAGATATCAATCGGAATTACGACTTCATGTGGGGCTACAGAGGCGCTTCCTTTGATCCGTGTAACTTCCAAACATACGCTGGGGAAAAAGCCTTCTCTGAGCGCGAGACGCGACTAGTCCGCAAAGTAATGCAGGACAACTCCAAACGTATAAAGCTGTATATATCTATACACTCTTACGGAGAGTACTTTATTCATTCTTGGGGTTTTACTGGGAGTTACTTGCCAGATGAATGGGAGAAGTTAAATCGTCTAGCACAAGTGTATTCTAAGGCTGTGGTAAAAGCAGGAGGGCGACCGTTTAGAGTCATGAGCACCGGGCAATGGTACCCAGCTGCCGGCGGAAGTT GTATCCTCGGGTGCTTTTGGCGAGTAAATgggataaataaatataatga CTACACACTCATACAAATCACGCCATACAACAACAAACAGCTGAAGACGCTAATGACGCTCACCGATTCAGATGACGTGGACATAATGAAGCACAGCCACGGGCTGAACGACACTACTGATGTGTTGGTGTCCCCTAAAGATCGGATGAGGGTAGAAAAGTTTGCCAAGTTGAGAGGGATGGGCGTTAAACTTGTAGATCATTATGGCAG atattttgatAAGGAGGTGGCACTGATAAGAAAACATAACCAGTACCAGTCATTACAATATAATTCCTACCTAGAT ATATCAAAACACTTAAAAACTGTATCAAAAGAAAATCGCCGCTATGTAAAACTTCAGAACCTTGGAAGGAGCTACGAACGTCGAGTATTAACCCTGATCAAGATCTCCGCTAACCACAGAGCCCGGAATCCAATCATATTTATAGACGCAG GTGCCCACGCACGAGAGTGGGCGGCCCCTGCATTTGCGATGTACATAATCGACCAGCTAGTGATGGCGGCAAAGAAACCGACCCACGAAACGGAGTGGCTGCAGGGCGTGGACTGGTACATACTGCCCGTGGTCAACCCTGACGGCTATGAGTACTCCAGATCGGACCCTGAC AACCGTATGTGGAGAAAATCAAGATCGAAAACATGGAGGGAGGAGTGCTTCGGGGCAGATATCAATCGAAATTACGACTTCATGTGGGGATATCGCGGCGCCTCCTTCGATCCCTGCAACTTCCAAACGTATGCCGGTGAAAAGGCCTTCTCTGAACGCGAGACGAGACTAGTCCGCAAAGTAATGAAGGCTAACTCCAAACGTATAAAGCTGTATATATCTATACACTCATACGGAGAGTACTTTGTTTATCCTTATGGTTTTACGGGGAGTTATTTGCCAGATGAATGGGAGAAACTCCATCGTCTTGCACAAGTGTATTCTAAGGCTGTGGTAAAAGCAGGAGGGCGACCGTTTAAGATCCTGAGCGCTGGCCAATGGTACCCTGCTGCCGGAGGAAGCGATGACTACGCTTTTGCAGTGGAAAAGATTCCATATGCATACACTTTGGAAATTACTGACGGCTACCAATTCAACTTTCCAGAGGGACTTTTGCACACAGTTCTGCCACAGTATTACGAAGGTTTGAAAGTTATCGCTGAAGAAATCAAACGGGAATTTCCCAATAAAGGTTGA
- the LOC134803506 gene encoding cyclin-dependent kinase 9, translated as MQGVSAPREQPPPVISTSSTILNMREKEKYIEDFDFPFCDESSKYEKVAKIGQGTFGEVFKARARNSSKKFVAMKKVLMDNEKEGFPITALREIKILQLLKHENVVNLIEICRTKATLHNKYRSTFYLVFDFCEHDLAGLLSNMNVKFSLGEIKKVMQQLLNGLYYIHSNKILHRDMKAANVLITKNGILKLADFGLARAFSVAKSGQVNKYTNRVVTLWYRPPELLLGDRNYGPPVDMWGAGCIMAEMWTRSPIMQGATEQQQLILISQLCGSCTPDVWPGVEALDLYNKMELPKGQKRKVKERLKPYVKDPYGCDLLDKLLQLDPAKRYDADTALNHDFFWTDPMPCELANMLAQHTQSMFEYLAPPRRPGHLRHHHHVAGAAPKPQASVQDSGYQDRVF; from the exons ATGCAGGGCGTGAGCGCTCCTCGCGAGCAGCCTCCGCCAGTCATCAGTACCAGCTCCACAATCCTCAATATGAGGGAAAAGGAGAAATACATAGAAGATTTCGACTTTCCCTTCTGTGACGAGTCTTCTAAATATGAAAAAGTCGCTAAAATCGGCCAGGGAACGTTCGGAGAGGTCTTTAAAGCGCGGGCTAGAAACTCGTCGAAAAAATTTGTTGCCATGAAAAAAGTCCTCATGGACAATGAGAAGGAAGGCTTCCCGATCACGGCTTTGCGAGAAATAAAGATCCTACAGCTCCTCAAACACGAGAATGTCGTTAATTTGATAGAAATATGCAGAACAAAGGCAACATTGCATAATAAATATAGGTCGACATTTTACCTCGTTTTTGACTTCTGTGAACACGACTTGGCTGGTTTATTATCAAATATGAACGTTAAATTTAGCTTGGGAGAGATTAAGAAGGTCATGCAGCAGTTATTGAATggtttatattacatacacagtAATAAGATATTGCATAGGGACATGAAAGCTGCAAATGTCTTGATAACCAAGAATGGGATTCTTAAACTGGCTGATTTCGGTCTAGCGAGGGCTTTTAGTGTTGCCAAGTCTGGACAAGTCAATAAATACACAAACAGAGTGGTTACATTGTGGTACAGGCCTCCAGAACTGCTATTAG gTGACCGAAACTACGGACCTCCAGTGGACATGTGGGGTGCAGGTTGCATCATGGCTGAGATGTGGACACGGTCACCCATCATGCAG GGCGCCACTGAACAGCAGCAACTGATCCTGATCTCCCAGCTCTGTGGGTCCTGCACCCCGGACGTGTGGCCCGGCGTTGAAGCCCTAGACCTGTACAACAAGATGGAACTGCCCAAGGGTCAGAAGAGGAAGGTCAAG GAAAGGCTAAAGCCGTACGTGAAGGACCCCTACGGCTGCGACCTGCTGGATAAGCTGCTGCAGCTCGATCCGGCTAAGAG GTACGATGCCGACACCGCACTAAACCACGATTTCTTCTGGACGGACCCGATGCCGTGCGAGCTCGCCAACATGCTCGCCCAGCACACGCAGAGCATGTTCGAGTACCTGGCGCCTCCGCGCCGGCCCGGGCACCTGCGGCACCACCACCACGTGGCCGGAGCGGCGCCCAAGCCCCAAGCCTCCGTGCAGGACTCAGGGTACCAGGACCGCGTGTTCTGA
- the LOC134803520 gene encoding uncharacterized protein LOC134803520, with amino-acid sequence MLILNTFTILLQVAFIVFMSLLSMNIIRHFTSAKRMALIAPALFVNHGGGPMPLLGDKDHAGLTNFLRDGVKKHVDFKNVKAIILVTAHWEENKVTISSGNHHDLYFDYYGFPPESYKYRYDAPGDPKLAARIHETLKKSGIDSRLDPSRGWDHGVFVPMILINPEANIPIIQVSVLSNQDPEQHYKLGQALHQFRKEGIAIIGSGMSYHNMREFFNSRRAGHVINKEFDDYLNDVCTAEEEKRKEGLISWREATGANEAHPPRAAEHFMPLVVVAGAGGSKPGERIFNWDMSGVFRLSGFIWKEE; translated from the coding sequence ATGCTTATCCTCAATACATTTACGATACTTCTACAAGTGGCGTTCATTGTGTTTATGTCACTACTTTCCATGAACATTATTCGTCACTTCACTAGCGCGAAGAGAATGGCTTTGATCGCTCCAGCCTTGTTTGTGAACCATGGAGGCGGTCCCATGCCGCTTTTGGGGGACAAGGACCATGCTGGACTCACGAACTTTCTCAGAGACGGTGTGAAGAAACATGTCGACTTTAAAAATGTTAAAGCGATTATTTTAGTGACCGCGCACTGGGAGGAGAATAAAGTGACTATATCTTCTGGTAATCATCACGATTTATACTTCGATTACTATGGCTTTCCACCAGAATCGTACAAGTATAGGTATGACGCGCCTGGCGATCCGAAGTTAGCTGCGCGCATTCACGAAACATTGAAGAAAAGCGGCATAGACTCGcgtcttgatccttcgcgaggCTGGGACCATGGAGTCTTCGTCCCAATGATTTTAATTAACCCTGAAGCTAACATACCTATAATACAGGTATCTGTGCTAAGCAATCAAGACCCAGAGCAACATTACAAGCTTGGACAGGCTTTACATCAGTTCAGAAAAGAAGGTATTGCTATAATCGGCTCCGGAATGTCATACCATAATATGAGAGAGTTTTTCAACAGTCGTAGAGCAGGACATGTTATAAATAAGGAGTTTGATGACTATTTGAATGATGTATGTACAGCGGAGGAGGAAAAACGGAAAGAGGGGTTGATATCTTGGAGAGAAGCAACGGGGGCTAATGAGGCTCATCCCCCGCGCGCAGCGGAGCACTTTATGCCTCTTGTTGTGGTAGCAGGAGCTGGTGGCTCCAAGCCTGGTGAGAGGATTTTCAATTGGGACATGAGTGGTGTCTTCAGGTTAAGTGGTTTTATATGGAAGGAGGAGTGA